In Centroberyx gerrardi isolate f3 chromosome 14, fCenGer3.hap1.cur.20231027, whole genome shotgun sequence, the genomic stretch TGCCACACATGTAAAAGCAAATTTACGTGGAATGTGACTGTGTTggtcaaatggaaaaaaaatgaagcatGTGAAAAGGttgtttcatgatttttttgctaaagcatttctctctcctctaggATGTGGATTCTGGCTATCTATCCAAGGTGGATCTAGAGGACAAAGTAGCTGGTATTAGTGATGAAGTCAACTTCCTCAAGACTCTCTATGATATGGTATAGACAACTATTAGACAATAAATAcctcaaatcaaatgaaatctGTATGAACTTTAAAGATTTGTCCATGGTGTAACAGCTGTTTTGTATTGACAGTGTTGCTGTATGTGTTGTTTTGCCACAGGAGCTCCATGAGCTGCAGGACAGCCTGAAGCAAACCTCGGTGGTTGTGCAGATGGACAACTCCAGAGGCCTGAACATGGATCAGATCGTGTCTGAAGTTAAGGCCCAGTATGAAGACATCGCTGCACGTAGCCGCGAGGAGGCCGAAAACTGGCACAAGACCAAGGTGAAGAGATTTAAAACAgagctgaaaaatgtattaatctTGGGCTAATCTGAATCATTACATTTAAATGGGCTATTTGTATAGTTAAAGATGTAATAAAACAGGTTTCCTCTTAATGGGAGGAGTAGCAGAGTTCAAACAGTCACGCCAAATGCAATAaacccaccaaaaaaaaaacctgtaaaaCTTGGGGCCACCCTAAAGAAACATGTGATAATTACTGATTATTTACCCATtcatcctctctgctctctgcctgcaCCAGTTTGACCAGATGTCTGCTCAGGCCGACCAGTACGGCAATGAGCTGCGCAGCACCAAGGGAGAAATCGCTGAGCTCAACCGGCTGATCAGCCGCTTGCAGAATGAGATCCAGGCTGTGAAAGGACAGGTGAGTGAAGTGtaataaacatttcatttcatttcagtgtttatttgaatagggacagattaatacatagacatagaacattttaaagaaaataGTCCGATGTCACATATCATAACATTTATAGCCTAGGctaatttgcaatgtttgtccctaGATGGGCTTTTGTTAAAAACTTTTTGTTAAAAACAGATATAGAATGAAACAGAtatagaatacacacacagaaggacgTTGTCAACATAAGAAAGTTGGTACCaaagactgtatttacagacattcacagaaaaaatagagagagagagagagagagagagagagagagagagagagagagagagagagagcatgttaATGCATTAAGCACAACAGAGTTAATACCCATTCACAGATCCCTGCTTTGAATGACTGTCAACTGGTTGAACTATTGTCAACTATCTTAAAACTGATAACTGTCTGTGGAAGGAAGATTGGGTGTCAGTCAGTAGTGAGCTATGACAGAGACAGGATCAAATCATGCTGTTGTTTACTCTGTAGTGGTTTGTGTGTTACTACAAGGCTGTCTGGGTAATATTTGCCAACTGGCATGCTGATCAGACGTACGACAGTTTTTCCTAAAGCAGAAGGCGTGATTATGAAACAGTCAAATCCTCTAATTCACACATCTGACTGACAGCTTCAGTTGTAACAATATAGGCCCTAATGTCAACATTAACggagatttgttttgttttgcgtCTCACCACAAGGCACATTCACAAATGACGTGGCACATTCACAATTAAAGAATCAACAAAATTACAGGCTGGGTAAAAGTGGCACACTGAGCAGATGGCAGTTATTTCTGAAGTACTGTATCTGTTTTGAAAGGTCTGATTGACAAACTCAGTGGTAACAAAACCTTCGTACCATCCCTCTATTATTTTGTCCCAGCGTGCCACCCTGGACGGCCAGATATCTGAGGCGGAGCAGCGTGGGGAGCAGGCCGTGAAGGACGCCAAGGCTCGCATCCGGGACCTGGAGCTGGCTCTGCAGAGGACCAAGCAGGACATGGCCCGCCAGctcagggagtaccaggagctgATGAACGTCAAGCTGGCCCTCGACATAGAGATCTCCACCTACAGGAAGCTgctggagggagaagaggagaggtgagcaGGAGTTTTACTGGTTGGCGTTTCAGCAGCGTCAAACTAATGCTGGTGATATGAGGGATACAGTCAAATCTTGCAATCAGTGTACCCACCTTTTTATGTGCAGAATATCAGTTACTCAGAGTTTATCTTTATTAGCttacataaatctttatgacataaattcatagtgtaTATCAtactaagtagtatcaaactgattaaAGGTGTATGAGGATAGGGGAAAAAGCCTAAAGTTTTTCTGaacatattatttatttttatttagattTGTGGCTGTTTGCCTCAGGATGATCATCAACTCGAGGTCATAGTTCactcacttttttatttaccgctGCATCACTGCTCACATTTCCTCCTTTCTCATTCGCAGAATTGGACAGCAGTCTATTGTCAACATCCAGACAGTGCCCAACAAAAGTAAGTGCTGTATTTTACAACTGTAGGTTACAACATTGTTAGCACTATCACACGGGTGAAACCGATATATCACTTTGCCCtatagcctatgtgtgtgtgtttgtgtgtcatttttCCACTGTCTTCTTCCCCCCAGTGCCCAAGGTACCAGCTACCATCAGctaccagcagcagcaaagGTCGGCTCCAGTTCTCATCAAGACAGTGGAGACTAATGACAGATCGTACATCTaaagaacaacaacagaaaaactaCATCAGTGCATGATCCTACTGGAATTACCATGGTCATTTAACTGTAACTTTACATTCATCTCTTTGTAATCTACAGTAAGTCAAGTTAGCCAATGAGCCAAATGTGAACGTATCTGTGTATTCTGTCTTTGTGTTGAATGTCACAATAATTCccagtttaataataataataataataatgataatgataataattcaAATAAACATGGACGTCCGCTCAGCTGCATGATCATTTGTATCCTCTTTCTCAGGCAGTAATTAAATAGACATCCAACAAAGACTTGagtacatttcattcattctcctCATTCCATCCCCATCAAAACAAGCCGAAGTATGACGACTATTTTAatgcctgtctctcctcatgCCATAAGCAACAGCAGCCAACATGAAACCGGTAAAaggactgaaagagagagaggaggtctgAGTATCCTTGAAGGTTTTCTTACACGTTGAGAATATTTGTAATGTTTTCAGGTGTCCGCCACCTGCCGAATGATATGCACCAGGTATTAGCCAGGTTACTCAGACAAGGACAGCTGTCACAAAACTAAAGCAGCACAGTCTGGTCTCACAACAGGTATAACATCAGGGTAAGGTCATACTGATGGGACCTCACACCTTGAACAGATGGGAAAAACACTGTAGGCTGTTATTTTGTTATGATAGAGATGTGTGTGATCTAGATGAGAGCAGACACATATTATAGCTGCATGAATACCCCAGGCATGAATCataaaggtgttttttttttaagaactcGCCTATCTACATGCATCAGCTGAAAGCATGCCACCTCTGTTTAGCCAGTGTTTACATCTACATGGAATTTCACACAACTGGCTTGGAGAGATACCTGTGGGAGTCATAAAGAGACGAGAAGAAACCCACCCAGTACACATGAAAGAGCACATCCTTTATAAAGTTCTGCTATTTCACTGCTCTGGATGATGATGATCTAATCATGGCTGGcagaaaactgaaatatttCCTTTTGTGATAGCATGGTGTAAAGCAAAATGAATGCTGTGACAGTACTGTGAAGTACTGTCAATAACGCAACAACAAAGCTCCATGAAGAGTTATTAGCTTCAGTTGTTTGCAAGAGTTGAGATGAggttaaattattatttttgaaagcatcaaTAGACCATGTGGCTCAGCCTTGGCTGGATGTGCTTAAATTATACATTTGCTTCCAACGACGCATTGTGATTGAGTGAATTTAGCTAGCTTACAGTAATAATAAATTCTCAGTCACTTCTGTTCTTCCCTTCACCTTTTCTCCCAACGCACACGGACCACCACAACTTCCTGGGTCAGTTACCCCCCATATTGttaaaaatccacccttggatataCACAACCTGTCTGAAACACAACCATAATGTTAGGAGACATTGCTTTTGGTAGGCTGCTATTACAGACGGGCAGAAGCTCCACAGTAATTTGCCTGGAATGTCAACAGGCTTGTTTGGTTACAGGACAGATAGTTTAGGACATATGAATTTTCATGAATTCTGTTTTCGTTTGTCTCTGGGCCTCTTTTGTCTGGGAGGACTTTGTAAATGGCAGTGTTAGCTAAAGTTTGGGCTTGCTAATGTTTCCGTGTTTCTAGATAGTTACCCATGGCGATGCCCTCGTCTGTAAGGCAGCGTTCAGGGCTTAATTACCCGACTGACATTACTTCCTGGTTTCCTACTACTCGTGTTTTGATTGGAAGACAGCTTATTTACGTTGGCTGGTGCATGCCTTGTCTAGTTGTATACTTCCATGTCGTATCCCCACCTTAAAAGCTGAAATCTCTCTGCTTCAACTCCTTGTTTTACAGTCCAATAACAGGGCGTGCTTTGTCGTAActacatttgttgtttttttcaacaaCACTGGATCCAAGGTAACTGTACTTTCCACTTTTCTCTGCAGGCTAGCATGTAGTTCTGACAGGTGTGACTAGACAGTttgaaaagtaagaaaatacaatttgttacactgtaaaaaagCATTTATTACGCAAATATGAATGACAGATTTGCGTGCATGATGTTATTGTGTTGGAGCTCATGCGTGTTAGCATTATGTACAACTCATCCTAACTGTtttctgttatgtttttgtgtattcTCATAACAGTGATCTACACAATGCACAAAGAAGCTTTGCTGGCATGTAGCCTGAAGTCAAAGGGCACACCAACACTCCTTGGTGGCCAGCTGCCAATCAATGTGATCAATAACAGCCAGTACATATCTCCCTTGACTGCTGGGGATCAGGTGACAGAGAAATATGTGGCAGACGACCTGCCCTCTGTTGATCATGCCATCCACACTGCTCTgtctgacaaaaacaaaacagtcttACTGGTTGGTCCAGGAGGATCTGGTAAAACAACTGCTTTGGAGAAGCTGGTAGTGGACTGGGCCAAAGGAGAACACCTCCAAAGCTTTTCTTACATATTCCATTTCCAGTTCAGGGAGCTGAATTCTCTTGATGGGATGCTCTCCTTGGAGACATTCATGTCACACCATCACAATCATTTTTCTCCTGAGTCCATGTGCCAAGTTCTGCAGAAGCCCGAGAGTCTGTTGTTTGTATTTGACGAGCTGGATCAGTACAAACACAGCCTGGACCCCTCAGTCCACACTCTCTGCTCTGACCCCAGACAGCTGGCCTCAGTGTCCTGTTTAGTGGCCAGCCTGCTTCATGGGACACTGCTAACAGGAGCTGCCTTTCTGGTCGCCTCCAGGCCTACGGGATGTCTGCAGTTTCTGAGTGGGACCGGGGTCGACCTGCTGGGCTTTCTGAAGCCCCAGAGAAAGGCCTTTGTTAACGGGTTCTTTACTGACCCAGCTATTGCCAACAGAGCACTAATGAACATGGAGAAGACATTAGGCTTTTATGATTTCTGCACCTCCCCTAGATTTTGTTGGACAGTTTGTTCTATTTACAAGTCTCTGATGGATGCTGACGAGAGGCTTCCTGAAACATTAACTCAGGTGTGTGTAAGCATCATGGTCCACCTGATTCAGGCTCTCTCACTGAATGAGGCCCGCTCCAGAGATCTAGTGTCGGCCCTAGGGAAGATGGCTTCTCATTGCTTTCTTGACCAACGCTCTGGCTGCACCAAGGAGGAAATAATCTCCTTTGGTTTTCAGCAGTTTCTCACCTCTCAAAGCTCAGCGGACGCTTTTTTGCGAGTAGACGGCGACCCGGAATCGGATGGATGCGTCTTCTCTTTCCACTCCCAAGTGATGCAAGAGTTCCTGTTGGCTGCAGCTTTCTTTTTGGACAAGTCGACGTCTGAGAGCGTGAAGGAGATGTTGGAGAAGCATGAAGGCCATGCAAAGTTTCTGGATGTTTACCTGTCAGGCCTCTCAGAACCAAATCAGCGGAGGCCGCTAGAGACCCTGCTGGGGGAGTTTGACTCTGATCGGATCTTGGATTTCAAAGGCTGGCTTAAAAGCAGCTCCCAGGAGACACTAGAGGGGTGCTACAAAGAGAAACACTACCGCTGCTTCCGTCGGCTTCACCAAAGTCAGAATGAGAGTTTGGTGAAAGAGATCATCACGCCTTCAGCACGAATCGGCATCAGCTACGGGGATGTGGGCCTCCAGGACTGTGTGGCACTGAACTATGCTTTCATGTGCCTTGGGGAGATGGAGCAGTTGAATCTGTACTGTACGAAGGATTtgacagaggaggaagcagagatgCTGGCTCCAGCCATGGCCCTGTCTCAGAAGATAATGTAAGTCATCCAGACATCCATCACCTTTGCTTTGTAGTAGCTGCATGTCTGAGTTTATTTGTGTTCACTGTGCTTTACACTCAGTTTGGTGCACACATCTCTATGTAAcatctctctcctgtgtccCCAGATTGTCACAGAGCTCCTTGAGACCCGGGTCTGTCCCTCACCTGGCTTCAGCTCTCAGCAAAGGAAGGACCAAGGAGCTGGATCTCTCTCATtcccacctgggtgatgcaaGCTTCAAAATCCTCTGCACTGGACTCAGAGACTGCAAGCTACTCAAATTAACGTGAGACTAGCCTGGGAAATTTTCAAATGTCCTTTATGCTTTATTtctcaaaggcaaaaaaaagcattttcagtCAAATCAGTAAGTTGCTCTTGTTTTATATAGACTTGCAGTGTGCAGACTGACGGCGGCGTGCTGTGGAGACCTGGTGTCTGTCTTGACCTCGGGCACatcccagctgtgtgtgttggagctgaTGTTTAATGAGCTCGGGGACCGGGGCCTCACGCAACTGTGCCAAGCGTTGCGTAGCCCTCACTGCAAACTGCAGGAGCTTCAGTATGTAATATGTGTGGTGCAGTATAATTGTAGCATAATTGCAGGATAATTGTGCAGTATAATTGGTTTTTaagattttcctgttttttatgTTACAACTCTGCAAttaaactgaacaaaaatataaaagcaacatgcaacaattttcaaaattttacTTGGTTACAGTTCATatgagaaaatcatttgagagaaattctgggcaaaggagaaatgctcagtaacagggatgtaaacaaacTTGTACAGAAGATAAgagaaaaataagctttttatgGAAAACTAATGGGATATTTTAACTCAGGAAACATGggaccaaaactttacatgttgcattcataCTTTTGTTCAGTATATGTTCGCATCAATGTTTTCAGACTTTAAGGTTTGAAAGATAAACTCATTTTTGTGTTGTTCATGACCAGGCTGCAAACCTGCCAGCTGACTGCAGCATCCATGGAGGTTTTGTCGACGGCTTTGTGTTCTGGCCAGTCAGAGTTGAGAAAACT encodes the following:
- the LOC139928320 gene encoding NACHT, LRR and PYD domains-containing protein 3 isoform X2 is translated as MHKEALLACSLKSKGTPTLLGGQLPINVINNSQYISPLTAGDQVTEKYVADDLPSVDHAIHTALSDKNKTVLLVGPGGSGKTTALEKLVVDWAKGEHLQSFSYIFHFQFRELNSLDGMLSLETFMSHHHNHFSPESMCQVLQKPESLLFVFDELDQYKHSLDPSVHTLCSDPRQLASVSCLVASLLHGTLLTGAAFLVASRPTGCLQFLSGTGVDLLGFLKPQRKAFVNGFFTDPAIANRALMNMEKTLGFYDFCTSPRFCWTVCSIYKSLMDADERLPETLTQVCVSIMVHLIQALSLNEARSRDLVSALGKMASHCFLDQRSGCTKEEIISFGFQQFLTSQSSADAFLRVDGDPESDGCVFSFHSQVMQEFLLAAAFFLDKSTSESVKEMLEKHEGHAKFLDVYLSGLSEPNQRRPLETLLGEFDSDRILDFKGWLKSSSQETLEGCYKEKHYRCFRRLHQSQNESLVKEIITPSARIGISYGDVGLQDCVALNYAFMCLGEMEQLNLYCTKDLTEEEAEMLAPAMALSQKIILSQSSLRPGSVPHLASALSKGRTKELDLSHSHLGDASFKILCTGLRDCKLLKLTLAVCRLTAACCGDLVSVLTSGTSQLCVLELMFNELGDRGLTQLCQALRSPHCKLQELQLQTCQLTAASMEVLSTALCSGQSELRKLTLTYNTIGDSGVDLLSRSLQHPLCKLQSLQLFDCQLTGACCASLAEALKSEHCCLLELDLSVNDLGQEGALLLCEALSRPGCPLEKLGLTRCELTHLVYKVLGSLLRSGTSRLKSLSVAISSVGDQGAKHLWDAVAHQSCLLEDLDVEMIQLTDACVGDLCAAVRASKTLRSLDLKNNLLTNASVPALVQLMQESHNMQELNLRYNDFCEEVFNMLDQCDKINY
- the LOC139928323 gene encoding keratin, type II cytoskeletal 8-like; the encoded protein is MSLRSKRSSRPGVQVSSGGFSSMSLGSYSIPKASSGPCLRAPITAVTVNQSLLTPLKIDIDPTIQAVRIQEKDQIKGLNNRFASFIDKVRFLEQQNKMLETKWKLLQEQTASASNVEPMLKAYIANLQRQLDAVSGDKNRLDMENNIMHKNVDDYKTKYEDEINKRNGAENEFVLLKKDVDSGYLSKVDLEDKVAGISDEVNFLKTLYDMELHELQDSLKQTSVVVQMDNSRGLNMDQIVSEVKAQYEDIAARSREEAENWHKTKFDQMSAQADQYGNELRSTKGEIAELNRLISRLQNEIQAVKGQRATLDGQISEAEQRGEQAVKDAKARIRDLELALQRTKQDMARQLREYQELMNVKLALDIEISTYRKLLEGEEERIGQQSIVNIQTVPNKMPKVPATISYQQQQRSAPVLIKTVETNDRSYI
- the LOC139928320 gene encoding NACHT, LRR and PYD domains-containing protein 3 isoform X1, producing MIYTMHKEALLACSLKSKGTPTLLGGQLPINVINNSQYISPLTAGDQVTEKYVADDLPSVDHAIHTALSDKNKTVLLVGPGGSGKTTALEKLVVDWAKGEHLQSFSYIFHFQFRELNSLDGMLSLETFMSHHHNHFSPESMCQVLQKPESLLFVFDELDQYKHSLDPSVHTLCSDPRQLASVSCLVASLLHGTLLTGAAFLVASRPTGCLQFLSGTGVDLLGFLKPQRKAFVNGFFTDPAIANRALMNMEKTLGFYDFCTSPRFCWTVCSIYKSLMDADERLPETLTQVCVSIMVHLIQALSLNEARSRDLVSALGKMASHCFLDQRSGCTKEEIISFGFQQFLTSQSSADAFLRVDGDPESDGCVFSFHSQVMQEFLLAAAFFLDKSTSESVKEMLEKHEGHAKFLDVYLSGLSEPNQRRPLETLLGEFDSDRILDFKGWLKSSSQETLEGCYKEKHYRCFRRLHQSQNESLVKEIITPSARIGISYGDVGLQDCVALNYAFMCLGEMEQLNLYCTKDLTEEEAEMLAPAMALSQKIILSQSSLRPGSVPHLASALSKGRTKELDLSHSHLGDASFKILCTGLRDCKLLKLTLAVCRLTAACCGDLVSVLTSGTSQLCVLELMFNELGDRGLTQLCQALRSPHCKLQELQLQTCQLTAASMEVLSTALCSGQSELRKLTLTYNTIGDSGVDLLSRSLQHPLCKLQSLQLFDCQLTGACCASLAEALKSEHCCLLELDLSVNDLGQEGALLLCEALSRPGCPLEKLGLTRCELTHLVYKVLGSLLRSGTSRLKSLSVAISSVGDQGAKHLWDAVAHQSCLLEDLDVEMIQLTDACVGDLCAAVRASKTLRSLDLKNNLLTNASVPALVQLMQESHNMQELNLRYNDFCEEVFNMLDQCDKINY